The Chryseolinea soli genome contains a region encoding:
- a CDS encoding penicillin acylase family protein yields the protein MKLMKRVLIGLVILVIVLVAGIYIYMRTTAPDYEGTLKVAGLRSEVEVLFDDYGVPHIYAQNEEDAYFALGYVHAQDRLFQMEMLRRAAAGRLAEILGPELLKVDKLFRTLSLNQFAKQHAQKFLSSDTSAFQRAALAYQKGINHYIKTGKTPLEFTLIGIPKTEFTPEDIYLAVGFMSFGFAEGLRIDPVLQKIRTELGDEYLKDFAVQNPADAVLIRNFAGQGKTRGRDSLISFLNESLEKIPVVMWQGSNGWAVSAEKSKSGFPILANDTHIGFGQPAVWYEAHIEYPGFRLYGHHLAGVPFGLLGNNDFCAWGLTMFENDDTDFFIETLNPQNANQVKFKDAWEDMEVRKEIIKVKGQPDEILEVKTTRHGPVFNSQLTENKTDDPVALWWLLLHEENEALQAVYRLNHAGTFADARKAASIFSAPGLNLMYADRDKNIAWWAVAKLPIRAKHVASKFFLDGSSGSDEYLGFYDFSKNPQAINPPWGYVYSANNQPDSVEGVLYPGYYYPKGRSGRIKALLEQQSTWEPADFKKINLDHVSIMHPDVAKEIAAVLKQSSNPAFEPLVNALNGWDGSHKTTDIAPSIYYNMLSQIYFLGMKDELGDTALRSILATSITKNSYGILILHDASAWWDNVDTKDKKETRQDIFAQAAQNTIALLTESSGVHPAGWTWGKIHTLKHNHPLGKVKLLDPLFSVGPFEVEGGMEVINNLHFYLDTTGYFPVTGGPALRKITDLANVGSGETVSPTGNSGNVMSPFYADQAGMFATGKFRQMLMDRKEIEARSKHKMVLKP from the coding sequence ATGAAGCTCATGAAACGTGTCTTGATCGGTTTGGTAATTCTTGTGATCGTTTTGGTGGCCGGAATATATATCTACATGAGAACCACGGCACCTGACTACGAAGGTACCTTGAAGGTTGCCGGTCTGAGATCGGAAGTGGAGGTGTTGTTCGACGATTATGGTGTCCCGCACATCTATGCGCAAAATGAGGAGGATGCCTATTTCGCACTCGGCTATGTGCATGCACAAGACCGCCTCTTTCAAATGGAAATGCTTCGCCGGGCTGCAGCCGGAAGGTTGGCGGAAATATTAGGCCCGGAGTTGCTGAAGGTAGACAAACTGTTTCGCACACTGAGCCTTAACCAGTTTGCCAAGCAACATGCGCAGAAGTTCTTATCATCCGACACGTCCGCGTTTCAACGGGCGGCATTGGCGTATCAAAAGGGGATCAATCACTACATTAAAACGGGGAAAACTCCCCTTGAATTCACCCTTATCGGTATTCCGAAAACGGAGTTCACCCCGGAAGATATTTATCTCGCCGTAGGCTTTATGTCGTTTGGTTTTGCCGAGGGCTTGCGCATCGACCCGGTGTTGCAAAAAATCAGGACCGAACTGGGAGATGAATACTTGAAAGACTTTGCCGTTCAGAATCCAGCCGATGCCGTGTTGATCAGGAATTTCGCGGGGCAGGGCAAAACGCGTGGGCGCGATTCGTTGATCTCGTTCCTGAACGAAAGCCTTGAAAAAATTCCCGTAGTGATGTGGCAAGGCAGCAACGGTTGGGCTGTATCTGCTGAAAAATCAAAATCCGGATTTCCCATCTTAGCCAACGACACGCACATTGGCTTTGGACAACCCGCTGTATGGTACGAAGCGCACATCGAATATCCGGGCTTCCGGCTTTATGGTCACCACCTGGCCGGTGTCCCCTTCGGCTTGCTGGGCAACAACGATTTCTGCGCCTGGGGACTCACCATGTTTGAAAACGACGACACCGACTTTTTTATCGAGACTTTGAATCCCCAAAATGCAAACCAGGTGAAATTCAAAGATGCCTGGGAAGATATGGAGGTGCGCAAGGAGATCATCAAAGTGAAAGGTCAGCCCGACGAGATCCTGGAAGTGAAAACCACGCGGCATGGCCCGGTCTTCAACAGCCAGCTCACCGAAAACAAAACCGATGATCCCGTGGCGTTGTGGTGGCTTTTGCTGCACGAAGAAAACGAAGCGTTGCAGGCTGTATACCGGCTCAATCACGCAGGGACCTTCGCGGATGCCCGGAAAGCCGCATCGATATTTTCGGCACCGGGTCTCAACCTGATGTACGCCGATCGCGACAAGAACATTGCCTGGTGGGCGGTGGCGAAGTTGCCCATCCGTGCCAAACACGTTGCTTCGAAATTTTTCCTCGACGGCAGCAGCGGCAGTGACGAATATTTAGGATTTTATGATTTTTCGAAAAATCCCCAAGCCATAAACCCACCGTGGGGCTATGTGTATTCGGCCAACAATCAACCCGACAGCGTCGAGGGTGTGTTGTACCCGGGTTATTATTATCCAAAGGGAAGATCGGGCAGGATCAAAGCATTGCTGGAGCAACAATCCACCTGGGAGCCCGCCGATTTCAAAAAAATAAACCTGGATCATGTGTCGATCATGCACCCTGACGTGGCCAAGGAAATTGCTGCGGTGCTCAAGCAATCGTCGAACCCGGCATTTGAACCACTCGTCAACGCATTGAATGGATGGGATGGCAGCCATAAGACCACGGACATAGCGCCCTCGATCTATTACAACATGCTTTCGCAGATCTATTTTCTGGGCATGAAAGACGAATTGGGTGACACAGCCTTGCGATCGATATTGGCTACGTCGATCACTAAAAATTCGTATGGCATCCTGATCTTACACGATGCGTCGGCCTGGTGGGACAATGTGGATACAAAAGATAAAAAAGAAACACGCCAGGATATTTTTGCCCAGGCGGCACAGAACACCATTGCTTTGCTGACAGAGTCCAGTGGAGTCCACCCTGCGGGATGGACCTGGGGCAAAATTCACACGCTCAAACACAACCACCCACTGGGCAAGGTGAAATTGCTCGATCCCCTTTTCAGCGTGGGTCCATTTGAAGTGGAAGGCGGCATGGAGGTGATCAATAACCTGCATTTTTATTTGGACACCACCGGGTATTTTCCGGTCACCGGGGGGCCGGCGCTTCGCAAGATCACCGATCTGGCCAACGTCGGTTCGGGCGAAACGGTGTCTCCAACCGGCAATTCGGGCAACGTGATGAGCCCTTTTTATGCCGATCAGGCCGGGATGTTCGCCACCGGCAAATTCCGCCAGATGCTCATGGATCGAAAGGAGATTGAGGCCCGGTCGAAGCACAAAATGGTGTTGAAGCCTTAG
- the rsmH gene encoding 16S rRNA (cytosine(1402)-N(4))-methyltransferase RsmH: MKEKITPNEGSYHRPVMLKECIEALQIDPEGIYVDVTFGGGGHSMKILEQLKGGRLIAFDQDEDARQQADQIKSRSFTFCQTNFMYMKRYLKLNGVTQVNGILADLGISSHQIDSPARGFSTRFDGPLDMRMDQTQSQTAADVLNDYSEDQLHKLFGMYGELKNAKTAARMVAQQRVNKPFARTEDLKAALQSIAPRGKENKYFAQVFQALRIEVNTEMKALEDFLHQCGEVMAPGGRLVVMSYHSLEDRMVKNYMIKGKVFGEVEKDFYGNEIKPFQTVGRKPVEATEEEIARNSRARSAKLRIAEKI, encoded by the coding sequence ATGAAAGAGAAGATCACACCCAACGAAGGAAGCTATCACCGCCCCGTGATGCTGAAAGAGTGCATCGAGGCGTTGCAGATAGACCCGGAAGGGATTTATGTGGATGTGACCTTTGGCGGTGGCGGCCACAGTATGAAAATTCTGGAGCAGCTGAAAGGTGGACGATTGATAGCCTTTGACCAGGACGAAGATGCCCGGCAGCAGGCAGACCAGATCAAGAGCCGTTCTTTTACATTTTGTCAAACCAACTTCATGTACATGAAGCGGTACCTGAAACTGAATGGCGTCACGCAAGTGAACGGCATTCTGGCCGACCTGGGCATCTCATCGCACCAGATCGACTCGCCGGCGCGGGGATTCTCCACGCGCTTTGACGGACCGCTCGACATGCGCATGGATCAGACGCAGTCACAGACTGCAGCCGACGTTTTGAACGACTACAGCGAAGACCAGCTCCACAAGCTCTTTGGCATGTATGGCGAGTTGAAGAACGCGAAGACGGCCGCGCGCATGGTGGCGCAGCAGCGGGTGAACAAACCCTTTGCGCGCACGGAAGATTTGAAAGCAGCCCTCCAGTCCATCGCCCCGCGGGGAAAGGAGAATAAATATTTCGCCCAGGTGTTTCAGGCGTTACGCATCGAAGTGAATACGGAGATGAAAGCCCTTGAAGATTTTTTGCACCAATGCGGCGAAGTGATGGCGCCGGGCGGCCGGCTGGTGGTGATGTCGTATCATTCGTTGGAAGACCGGATGGTGAAGAACTACATGATCAAAGGGAAAGTGTTTGGCGAAGTGGAAAAGGATTTTTATGGGAACGAGATCAAGCCTTTTCAAACCGTGGGGCGAAAGCCGGTAGAAGCCACGGAGGAAGAGATTGCCCGGAACAGCCGGGCGCGGAGTGCAAAGTTGAGAATAGCAGAAAAGATTTGA
- the mraY gene encoding phospho-N-acetylmuramoyl-pentapeptide-transferase: protein MLYYLFNYLDSLDVPGAGVFQYISFRAGMAAFLSLLITITFGKNLIHALRKKQVGEDIRDLGLEGQMQKKGTPTMGGIIIIAAILIPTLLFAKLDNVYVALLIITTCWLGLIGFLDDYIKVFRKNKEGLAGRFKIVGQVGIGLIVGFTLYFNDNVVVREVSAGTRSSVQVQDADESLESPAGYQDVKSTTTTVPFVKNNEMDYSKIIPFLPAKYTWIIYVLVVILIITAVSNAANITDGIDGLAAGTSGIIGLTLAILAYLSGRIDFASYLNIMYIPNLAELVIFCTAFVGACLGFLWYNAYPAQVFMGDTGSLTLGGIIAVLALAVRKELLIPVLCGVFFVEILSVMLQVSYFKYTKKKYGEGRRIFLMSPLHHHYQKKNIHEAKIVARFWIVGILLAILALATLKLR, encoded by the coding sequence ATGCTGTACTATTTATTCAACTATCTCGATTCACTAGACGTACCCGGAGCCGGTGTATTCCAATACATCTCGTTCCGCGCGGGTATGGCAGCGTTCCTGTCGTTGTTGATCACGATCACGTTTGGTAAAAACCTGATCCACGCGCTGCGCAAAAAACAAGTGGGCGAAGACATTCGCGACCTCGGCCTGGAAGGACAAATGCAAAAGAAAGGTACCCCCACCATGGGCGGGATCATCATCATTGCGGCCATCCTCATTCCGACGCTGTTGTTTGCCAAGTTGGACAACGTGTATGTGGCGCTGTTGATCATCACCACGTGCTGGTTGGGGTTGATCGGATTTTTGGATGACTATATCAAAGTATTCCGCAAGAACAAGGAAGGATTGGCCGGCCGTTTCAAGATCGTCGGTCAGGTAGGCATTGGATTGATCGTGGGGTTCACGCTCTATTTCAACGACAACGTTGTGGTGCGCGAAGTGAGTGCAGGGACGCGATCCAGTGTGCAGGTCCAGGACGCAGACGAATCGCTTGAAAGCCCCGCAGGCTATCAAGATGTGAAGTCCACGACAACGACTGTTCCATTTGTGAAGAACAACGAGATGGACTACAGCAAGATCATCCCCTTCTTGCCGGCCAAGTATACGTGGATCATATACGTGCTGGTGGTGATCCTGATCATCACCGCCGTGTCGAATGCGGCGAACATCACCGACGGCATTGACGGGCTCGCGGCAGGGACCTCAGGCATCATCGGGTTGACGTTGGCGATCCTCGCGTATCTCTCGGGTCGTATCGACTTTGCGAGCTACCTGAACATCATGTACATCCCGAACCTGGCGGAGCTGGTAATTTTTTGTACGGCGTTCGTGGGTGCATGCCTGGGCTTTCTTTGGTACAATGCATACCCCGCGCAGGTGTTCATGGGCGACACAGGAAGCCTGACCTTGGGGGGGATCATTGCCGTGTTGGCCTTGGCGGTGAGAAAGGAATTGTTGATCCCGGTGTTGTGTGGAGTATTCTTCGTTGAAATACTCTCCGTGATGCTGCAGGTGTCGTACTTTAAATACACGAAAAAGAAATACGGTGAAGGACGGAGAATATTTTTGATGTCGCCGTTGCATCACCACTATCAAAAGAAAAACATCCACGAAGCCAAGATCGTTGCACGGTTTTGGATCGTGGGCATATTGTTGGCCATACTGGCCCTGGCAACTTTGAAACTGAGATGA
- the mraZ gene encoding division/cell wall cluster transcriptional repressor MraZ — MTFFTSEFESKLDTKGRLVLPSRIKAQLPEGGGNELVVRRGFEPCLIIYPMVEFKKVFSKISGLSEFNEEYRKLQRNFFSGTATVELDANGRFVIPKNMLTYAQLDKDVILIGMGNKVEVWNPSIYEKHLIQDPGELSKLAEKYLNE, encoded by the coding sequence ATGACCTTCTTCACCAGTGAATTTGAGAGTAAACTCGATACCAAAGGCAGGCTGGTACTGCCTTCGCGGATCAAGGCTCAGCTCCCCGAAGGGGGTGGCAATGAGCTGGTCGTGCGCCGTGGTTTCGAGCCCTGCCTCATTATTTACCCCATGGTGGAGTTCAAGAAGGTCTTCTCGAAAATCTCAGGCTTGAGTGAGTTCAACGAGGAATACCGCAAACTCCAGCGGAATTTCTTTTCGGGGACCGCTACCGTCGAGTTGGATGCCAACGGCCGGTTTGTGATCCCGAAAAACATGCTCACCTATGCCCAGCTCGACAAGGATGTGATCCTCATCGGGATGGGCAACAAAGTCGAGGTTTGGAATCCTTCCATCTACGAGAAGCATTTGATCCAGGATCCGGGTGAGTTGTCGAAGCTGGCTGAAAAGTATTTGAATGAATAA
- a CDS encoding penicillin-binding protein, whose product MNIKKSILLRVRVAFLFVVLFAIAVVVKTGHIQFVQGEKWAAMGERISFDYKRVKATRGNIYSDNGSLLATSLPFYKIAFDATLPKDEVFSKGLDSLAYHLARFFGDKSKTDYKRMLNDARSTGKQYVILSRKHIDYQEKKEMMRWPIFREGRLRGGAIFEKIDVRYRPFSTLSGRTIGYINENDKGVGLEYSFNQQLGGQDGYAYYQKIAGGIWKPVFDANNVKAVDGLDLQTTLDVNLQDVAETALQKAMRQHNADDGLVAVMEVETGNIKAISNLSSDGNGNFLERFNFVTGQLFEPGSTFKLVTMIALLEDSPVELSDSIDTGNGEATFYNKTVRDHEDNGLGKVSVQVAFEHSSNVAMAKLVDKHFGLRPQKFVDYVDKLKLSQPLGVQIAGEPTPKIKRPGQKGWSGISLPWMAYGYGFEITPLHTLALYNAVANGGKMIKPVFVKSIRRADEEEESFDTEVLNKKICSDKTLDKLQTLLEGVVERGTASNIKGTHYRIAGKTGTAQILDHGRYTKKYITSFVGYFPAHAPKYSAIVLIKNPRGWYQYGSSVAAPVFKEIADNIYARDLNLHQPMDVKKFKKQDVLPVIRAGNQQELTMLCNALGVSNHSLTEEEWVRSSRVGNGVDWKKNIVGKNVVPDVMGMTFRDAIYLLESSGLKVFYEGKGRVKEQSLAPGGRVGHGSRVFIKLG is encoded by the coding sequence GTGAATATTAAGAAATCCATATTATTAAGAGTACGGGTCGCATTCCTGTTTGTGGTGCTGTTTGCCATCGCTGTGGTGGTGAAGACAGGCCACATTCAATTTGTGCAGGGGGAGAAGTGGGCCGCCATGGGCGAACGGATTTCTTTTGATTATAAACGCGTGAAGGCCACCCGTGGCAACATCTATTCCGACAACGGAAGCCTGTTGGCCACGTCGCTGCCGTTCTACAAGATCGCCTTCGACGCCACGCTGCCAAAGGATGAAGTGTTTTCCAAAGGACTGGATTCCCTAGCCTATCACCTGGCGCGCTTCTTTGGCGACAAGTCGAAGACAGACTATAAGCGCATGCTGAACGACGCGCGCTCCACAGGAAAACAATATGTGATCTTAAGCCGCAAGCACATCGACTACCAGGAAAAAAAGGAGATGATGCGCTGGCCCATTTTCCGCGAGGGACGTTTGAGAGGCGGCGCCATCTTTGAAAAGATCGACGTGCGCTACCGCCCGTTCTCGACCCTCAGCGGCCGCACCATTGGCTATATCAATGAAAACGACAAAGGGGTGGGGTTGGAGTACAGCTTCAACCAGCAGTTGGGCGGACAAGATGGTTATGCTTACTATCAAAAAATTGCCGGCGGCATCTGGAAGCCTGTGTTCGATGCCAACAATGTGAAAGCTGTAGACGGTCTCGATCTACAAACCACGCTCGATGTGAACTTGCAGGACGTAGCCGAAACGGCCTTGCAAAAAGCCATGCGCCAACACAATGCCGACGATGGCCTCGTAGCGGTGATGGAAGTGGAGACGGGCAACATAAAAGCTATCTCCAACCTGAGCAGCGACGGAAATGGAAATTTTTTAGAGCGGTTCAATTTTGTGACCGGCCAATTGTTTGAGCCGGGTTCGACCTTTAAGCTGGTAACCATGATCGCCCTGCTGGAAGATAGCCCGGTGGAACTTAGCGATAGCATCGACACTGGAAATGGAGAGGCCACGTTCTACAATAAGACCGTGCGCGATCACGAAGACAACGGCTTGGGAAAAGTTTCCGTGCAAGTGGCCTTCGAGCATTCTTCCAACGTGGCCATGGCCAAGTTGGTGGATAAACATTTTGGATTGCGTCCGCAGAAGTTTGTGGATTATGTAGATAAGCTCAAGTTATCACAACCCCTTGGCGTGCAGATCGCCGGCGAGCCCACCCCGAAGATCAAACGCCCCGGACAAAAAGGATGGAGCGGAATCAGCCTTCCGTGGATGGCCTATGGCTATGGTTTTGAGATCACGCCGTTGCATACCCTCGCCTTGTACAACGCCGTGGCCAATGGCGGCAAGATGATCAAGCCTGTGTTTGTGAAATCCATCCGCCGGGCCGATGAGGAGGAAGAATCTTTCGATACGGAAGTGCTCAACAAAAAGATCTGTTCCGACAAAACGCTGGATAAGTTGCAGACGTTGCTGGAGGGTGTGGTGGAGAGAGGAACAGCATCGAACATCAAAGGAACGCACTATCGCATTGCTGGAAAAACCGGAACGGCCCAGATCCTCGATCACGGCCGCTACACGAAAAAGTATATCACCTCTTTCGTGGGTTATTTTCCGGCACATGCGCCCAAGTATAGCGCCATCGTCCTGATCAAAAATCCAAGAGGCTGGTATCAATACGGAAGCAGCGTGGCTGCGCCGGTGTTTAAGGAAATCGCCGACAACATCTACGCCCGCGATTTGAATCTTCACCAGCCCATGGATGTGAAGAAGTTTAAAAAACAAGACGTGCTGCCCGTGATCCGTGCGGGCAACCAACAGGAGCTCACCATGCTGTGCAATGCGCTGGGCGTGTCGAACCATTCGCTGACCGAAGAGGAGTGGGTGCGTTCGTCGCGCGTGGGGAACGGCGTGGATTGGAAGAAGAACATCGTCGGAAAAAATGTAGTACCCGACGTGATGGGGATGACCTTCCGGGATGCGATCTATTTATTAGAGAGCTCGGGCCTGAAAGTGTTTTACGAAGGCAAGGGCCGTGTGAAAGAGCAATCCCTTGCACCCGGTGGACGTGTGGGACATGGCAGCCGGGTATTTATTAAATTAGGATAA
- a CDS encoding FtsL-like putative cell division protein, with translation MIENKFKIRTEPSKRNSSTQPSATTSNGSSMFSGLEKRLKLESYFEEGFPVQYLPKILFVMALGLIYISNTHYAEKTVRRINSIQAEVEDLRADYTTLKADLMFASKQSEVARKVQPLGLKESLTPPYKIEVEEGEY, from the coding sequence ATGATAGAAAATAAGTTCAAGATCAGAACGGAACCTTCCAAACGGAACAGCAGCACACAGCCGTCGGCCACGACAAGCAACGGCAGCAGCATGTTTTCCGGTCTCGAAAAACGGCTGAAGCTGGAGAGCTATTTCGAAGAAGGCTTTCCCGTTCAATATCTCCCGAAGATATTGTTTGTTATGGCGTTGGGATTGATCTATATCAGCAATACACATTACGCCGAGAAAACGGTGCGGCGCATCAACAGCATACAGGCGGAGGTGGAAGACCTTCGCGCGGACTACACCACGCTGAAGGCCGACCTCATGTTTGCCAGCAAGCAATCGGAAGTCGCCCGCAAAGTGCAGCCCCTGGGATTGAAAGAAAGTTTGACACCACCCTATAAGATCGAAGTAGAAGAAGGTGAATATTAA
- a CDS encoding UDP-N-acetylmuramoyl-L-alanyl-D-glutamate--2,6-diaminopimelate ligase, whose translation MRELKDILYKVSLTSSYGNMSGEVKGICFDSRKVQAGFLFIAVRGTQSDGHAYIAKAIDLGASAIVCEQLPDSINDKITYVTVKNSAQALGIIASNYYGNPSEKVKLTGVTGTNGKTTVATLLYKLFIALGHPSGLLSTVENKIMKEVVPSTHTTPDPIQLNELLDRMVKAGCTHVFMEVSSHAVDQERIAGLKFVGALFTNITHDHLDYHKTFENYIKAKKKYFDELSSDAFALVNADDKRGMVMLQNTKASKYSFGLKKMVDFKGKIITNSIEGLELEIGGKNVWFRLIGDFNAYNLLAVYGAAILLGEESDEVLTKLSSLEGAVGRFELVMPGSKVTAIVDYAHTPDALKNVLETIAQFRTGAEQVITVVGCGGNRDKTKRPLMASIACRLSDKVVLTSDNPRDEDAMEIIREMQAGVMPTEVRKTLVMADREEAIKTACMMAKEHDIILIAGKGHETYQEIKGIKYPFDDREVVERMLKLFEN comes from the coding sequence GTGCGCGAACTGAAAGACATATTGTACAAGGTATCCCTCACCTCCAGCTATGGCAACATGAGCGGTGAAGTGAAGGGTATTTGCTTTGACTCGCGCAAAGTGCAGGCAGGTTTTTTATTTATCGCCGTGAGAGGCACGCAGTCCGACGGTCACGCGTATATCGCGAAGGCCATCGACCTGGGCGCCTCCGCCATTGTTTGCGAACAACTGCCGGATAGCATCAACGACAAGATCACCTACGTCACCGTGAAGAACAGCGCGCAGGCGTTGGGGATCATTGCCTCGAACTACTATGGCAACCCCAGTGAGAAAGTGAAGCTCACCGGTGTGACGGGTACGAACGGCAAGACCACGGTGGCTACGCTATTGTACAAGCTTTTTATTGCGCTGGGCCATCCCTCCGGGTTGTTGTCGACGGTGGAGAATAAGATCATGAAGGAGGTGGTGCCGTCCACACATACCACGCCGGACCCTATCCAGTTGAACGAGTTGCTGGATCGCATGGTAAAAGCCGGGTGCACACACGTGTTCATGGAAGTGAGCTCGCATGCCGTGGACCAGGAGCGCATTGCCGGGTTGAAGTTCGTGGGTGCGTTGTTTACGAACATTACCCACGATCACCTCGACTATCACAAGACGTTCGAGAACTACATCAAGGCCAAGAAAAAATATTTCGACGAACTGAGCAGCGATGCCTTTGCGTTGGTGAACGCCGACGACAAACGCGGTATGGTGATGTTGCAAAACACAAAAGCCTCCAAGTATTCTTTTGGATTGAAGAAGATGGTGGACTTCAAAGGAAAGATCATCACCAATTCGATCGAAGGGCTGGAGTTGGAGATCGGTGGCAAGAACGTTTGGTTTAGGCTGATCGGTGATTTCAATGCCTACAACCTGCTGGCCGTGTATGGCGCGGCTATTTTGTTGGGAGAGGAATCCGACGAGGTGCTGACGAAGCTGTCGTCGTTGGAAGGCGCTGTGGGTCGCTTTGAGTTGGTGATGCCGGGATCGAAAGTGACGGCCATCGTAGACTATGCACACACTCCCGATGCGCTGAAGAACGTATTGGAAACCATTGCCCAGTTCAGGACCGGTGCCGAGCAGGTGATCACCGTAGTGGGTTGTGGCGGAAACCGCGACAAAACAAAACGCCCGTTGATGGCATCCATTGCTTGCCGTCTCAGCGACAAGGTGGTGCTCACCTCGGACAATCCCCGCGACGAAGACGCCATGGAGATCATCCGCGAGATGCAGGCCGGCGTGATGCCTACGGAGGTGCGCAAGACCCTGGTGATGGCCGATCGCGAAGAAGCGATCAAAACCGCGTGCATGATGGCCAAGGAACACGACATCATCCTCATCGCGGGCAAGGGACATGAAACGTATCAGGAAATAAAAGGGATAAAATATCCGTTCGACGACCGCGAGGTGGTGGAGCGCATGCTGAAACTTTTTGAGAATTAA